A portion of the Fulvia fulva chromosome 1, complete sequence genome contains these proteins:
- a CDS encoding putative feruloyl esterase B-1 → MSLTALLALAMTLPIATTTPTPHTNPKCTPEAIQSLLPPTGNATLTSVTSLPSNSTFHVPTSNLAYPIFPTQLRALCAIEFKLPSSETSSYSFGLFLPDDWNSRFLAVGQGGFSGGINWLDMGAGVGYGFAAMSTDTGHSSISANGTWAYENPEGVVDWAWRAMHGSVVVAKEVVKGYYGEEAEWNYYSGCSTGGRQGLKEVQMFPEDFDGVLVGAPAWWTSHLQTWTVKTGLDNMPNTSSHYIPPALFPVIGTEVIRQCDGQDGVRDGIVSRPEGCHFVPEALLCREGVRNQTPEGCLTVEQIGTLGRVYNDYVETNQTFVFPHINLGAESQFEVLMSGSRIHPLGIDYVRYFLLNESTWDPKDFDYQIVQEADAVQPGNASANKFDLRPFHKRGGKLLHYHGLADGLIPTGSSEHFYRQVLNTMTPKDIELDSWYRYFRIPGMQHCAGTPSDVNAPWYIAGGNQAADLSSSTNGVPGYRDAEHDALLALMEWTEKGKAPEQIIATVWQNDTLQDEVLRQRPICPFPQHAEYDGKGDLDEPASWKCGSEFTLQRQESY, encoded by the exons ATGTCCCTCACCGCCCTCCTCGCCCTAGCCATGACCCTCCCGATAGCAACAACAACACCAACACCCCACACAAACCCCAAATGCACCCCCGAAGCAATCCAATCCCTCCTCCCCCCAACCGGAAACGCCACCCTAACCTCCGTCACCTCACTGCCCTCCAACTCAACCTTCCACGTCCCCACCTCAAACCTCGCCTATCCAATTTTCCCCACCCAACTCCGCGCCCTCTGCGCCATCGAATTCAAACTCCCATCGAGCGAGACTTCGTCATACTCCTTCGGCCTCTTCCTCCCCGATGACTGGAACTCTCGTTTCCTCGCTGTTGGCCAGGGCGGTTTCTCGGGAGGGATCAATTGGCTCGATATGGGCGCTGGAGTCGGGTATGGGTTCGCTGCTATGTCGACGGATACGGGCCATTCTTCCATTTCCGCGAATGGGACGTGGGCGTATGAGAACCCTGAAGGGGTCGTGGATTGGGCGTGGAGGGCGATGCATGGGAGTGTTGTCGTTGCGAAAGAGGTTGTTAAGGGGTACTATGGCGAAGAGGCGGAATGGAACTACTACAGTGGTTGTTCCACCGGTGGGAGGCAAGGTTTGAAGGAGGTGCAGATGTTCCCCGAGGACTTTGATGGGGTTCTGGTCGGGGCGCCGGCGTGGTGGACGAGTCATTTGCAGACGTGGACGGTGAAGACTGGGCTGGATAATATGCCGAATACCAGTAGTCATTACATCCCGCCGGCGTTGTTTCCCGTGATTGGGACGGAGGTGATTAGGCAGTGCGATGGGCAGGATGGAGTCAGGGATGGGATTGTGAGTAGGCCGGAGGGATGTCATTTCGTTCCTGAGGCGTTGCTTTGTCGGGAGGGCGTGAGGAATCAGACGCCGGAGGGGTGTTTGACGGTGGAGCAGATTGGGACTTTGGGCAGGGTTTATAATGATTATGTTGAGACGAATCAG ACTTTTGTCTTTCCGCATATCAACCTGGGAGCCGAGTCGCAGTTCGAGGTCCTGATGAGTGGATCGAGGATACATCCACTGGGCATTGACTATGTGCGGTACTTTTTGCTGAACGAATCGACGTGGGATCCCAAGGACTTCGACTACCAGATTGTTCAGGAGGCGGATGCTGTTCAGCCGGGTAATGCGAGTGCCAACAAGTTCGATTTGAGGCCATTCCATAAGCGCGGGGGCAAACTGTTGCA CTACCACGGCCTGGCTGATGGTCTCATCCCAACGGGATCCTCCGAGCACTTCTACCGACAAGTACTGAACACGATGACACCCAAAGACATCGAGCTCGACTCCTGGTATCGCTACTTCCGGATCCCAGGTATGCAGCACTGTGCTGGGACGCCCTCGGATGTCAACGCACCTTGGTACATAGCTGGCGGGAATCAGGCAGCAGACCTTAGCAGTAGCACCAATGGAGTACCTGGCTACCGGGATGCGGAACATGACGCTCTCCTAGCTCTGATGGAATGGACTGAAAAGGGCAAGGCGCCGGAGCAGATCATTGCAACAGTATGGCAGAATGATACGCTGCAGGATGAAGTGCTGAGGCAGCGACCGATCTGCCCGTTCCCACAGCATGCTGAGTATGATGGGAAGGGAGATCTGGACGAGCCGGCATCCTGGAAGTGTGGTTCGGAGTTTACGCTGCAAAGGCAGGAGTCGTATTGA
- a CDS encoding Oxidoreductase BOA17 encodes MAPLVFFIGAASSGFGNGIAEEALSRGHKVIATARNASKIAHLKEKGAVTMNLDVTHSLDELKAAVADAHKVYGRIDILVNAAGYILEGAIEEASPKETLDSFNTNVFGVLNLTRAVLPYMRTQRSGTIAQFGSVGSWRGFAGGGLYVATKWAISGLTESLRLEVAPFGIDVVCIEPGYFRTGFLNLGARFFTEERIQDYDETTVGEVRRMLTSADNSQPGNPEKGCRVCVDVLTRDGGREVPVRLVLGSDATEAIRGKCEETLTLLGEWEGVSRSTDFEKE; translated from the exons ATGGCACCGCTCGTCTTCTTCATCGGCGCAGCATCAAGCGGCTTCGGCAACGGCATCGCAGAAGAAGCCTTGTCGCGCGGCCACAAAGTCATCGCAACCGCCCGCAATGCCTCCAAAATCGCACATCTCAAGGAGAAGGGCGCTGTCACCATGAACCTCGACGTCACCCACTCACTCGATGAGCTCAAGGCGGCTGTCGCCGACGCTCACAAAGTCTACGGCAGAATCGACATTCTTGTCAATGCTGCCGGGTACATTTTGGAAGGCGCCATTGAGGAGGCGAG TCCAAAAGAAACCCTCGACTCCTTCAACACCAACGTCTTCGGCGTCCTAAATCTCACCCGCGCCGTCCTCCCCTACATGCGCACACAACGCTCCGGCACCATCGCGCAATTCGGCTCCGTGGGCTCCTGGCGCGGCTTCGCCGGCGGCGGCCTCTACGTCGCCACAAAATGGGCCATCAGCGGCCTGACCGAATCCCTCCGCCTCGAAGTGGCCCCCTTCGGCATCGACGTCGTCTGCATCGAGCCCGGCTACTTCCGCACCGGCTTCCTGAACCTCGGCGCGAGATTCTTCACGGAGGAACGTATTCAGGATTATGATGAGACGACGGTGGGGGAAGTCAGGAGGATGCTGACTAGTGCGGATAATTCGCAGCCGGGGAATCCGGAGAAGGGGTGTAGGGTTTGTGTGGACGTGTTGACGAGGGACGGGGGAAGGGAGGTGCCGGTTAGGTTGGTGTTGGGGAGTGATGCGACGGAGGcgattagggggaagtgTGAGGAGACTTTGACGTTGTTGGGGGAGTGGGAGGGGGTCAGTCGTAGTACGGATTTTGAGAAGGAGTGA